One genomic window of Camelina sativa cultivar DH55 chromosome 5, Cs, whole genome shotgun sequence includes the following:
- the LOC104787481 gene encoding DExH-box ATP-dependent RNA helicase DExH7, chloroplastic isoform X2 yields MAPKKKPQKQSNKAAASSSSSKSNYQKPSSGPKLQISAENEDRLRRLLLNSGRSGPSVPAPVSNSLSKAQKTKKLTNVYEKLSCEGFVDDQIELALSSLRDGATFEAALDWLCLNLPSHELPVKLSTGAPRFPTTGGSVGVISISREDWNDSAYSSVQVEEEKPEVLVQVKGKKDEEEALNSSKSSQADWIRQYMMRQEEEELECWEDEVDGIDSSRKVSGPRPFDVIAKEYYTARSNAMKAKQKRDKKGQEQAGLAIRKLKQEISDLGLSEATLESEFQREHAFESATEQELTCPMPDNTNESVDADDTSFQLVDNSTLDANPAGSCESEEIEPKVLPSSSSGQDLVASDEDSEDVELGDTFFEEIPPSEASPHELLELQKEEKMRELRSEKNLGKLDGIWKKGEVQKIPKAFLHQLCQRSGWEAPKFSKVTGEGRNFSYTVSILRKASGRGKNRQAGGLVTLQLPHKDDNFESIEDAQNKVAAFALHKLFSDLPVHFAIMEPYASLVLNWKQEELLCTIQSTGEEDRRANFVDRLLEEDNFSLPASSSGIEDALPLVDSYVKEKDDLGLVQSNRRAKRESYIEAECFSLQQKHENKKRTQKYKDMLKTRTALPISEVKNGILQHLREKDVLVVCGETGSGKTTQVPQYILDDMIDSGHGGYCNIICTQPQRIAAISVAQRVADERCESSPGSDDSLVGYQVRLESARSDKTRLLFCTTGILLRKLAGDKTLNDVTHIIVDEVHERSLLGDFLLIILKSLIEKQSCDNTSRKLKVILMSATVDADLFSRYFGHCPVITAQGRTHPVTTHFLEEIYERINYLVAPDSPAALRSDTSIKGKLGSVNDRRGKKNLVLAGWGDDYLLSEDCLNPFYVSSNYNSYSDQTQQNMKRLNEDIIDYELLEELICHIDDTCEEGAILIFLPGVSEIYMLLDRLSASYRFRGPSGDWLLPLHSSIASTEQRKVFLRPPKGIRKVIAATNIAETSITIDDVVYVIDSGKHKENRYNPQKKLSSMVEDWISQANARQRTRRAGRVKPGICFSLYTRYRFETLMRPYQVPEMLRMPLVELCLQIKLLGLGHIKPFLSKALEPPSEGAMTSAISLLHEVGAVEGDEELTPLGHHLAKLPVDVLIGKMLLYGGIFGCLSPILSIAAFLSYKSPFIYPKDEKQNVDRVKLALLSDNLVSSSDLNNNDRQSDHLLMMVAYDKWVKILQERGMKAAQRFCESKFLSSSVMRMIRDMRVQFGTLLADIGLINLPKTGEFSGRKKENLDVWFSDPTQPFNMYSQQPEVVKAILCAGLYPNIAASDKGITETAFNSLTKQGNQTKSYSAWYDGRREVHIHPSSINSNFKAFQYPFLVFLEKVETNKVYLRDTTIVSPFSILLFGGSINVHHQSGSVTIDGWLKLAAPAQTAVLFKELRLTLHSILRDLIRKPEKSGIVHNEVVKSMVHLLIEEGKPQQT; encoded by the exons ATGGCTCCGAAGAAGAAACCTCAGAAGCAAAGCAACAAAGCTGCTGCTTCGTCTTCATCATCGAAATCGAATTATCAGAAACCTTCTTCAGGCCCTAAGCTTCAGATTTCGGCGGAGAACGAAGATCGTTTGCGGCGGCTATTACTCAACTCTGGCCGCTCCGGTCCTTCGGTTCCGGCTCCTGTCAGTAATTCGCTCTCCAAGGctcaaaagacaaagaaactCACTAATGTCTATGAGAAGCTCTCTTGCGAAGGCTTCGTTGATGATCAGATTGAGCtcgctctctcttctcttaGA GATGGAGCTACGTTTGAGGCTGCACTTGATTGGCTTTGCTTGAACTTGCCGAGTCATGAGTTGCCAGTGAAGCTTTCTACTGGAGCTCCTCGCTTTCCTACCACAG GTGGTTCTGTTGGTGTGATATCGATCTCCAGGGAAGATTGGAATGATTCTGCTTATTCTTCGGTCCAGGTAGAGGAGGAGAAGCCTGAGGTTTTAGTTCAAGTGAAGGgtaagaaagatgaagaagaagctcttaaTTCTAGTAAATCATCTCAAGCTGATTGGATCCGTCAGTATATGATGAGACAGGAAGAG GAAGAACTGGAATGTTGGGAAGATGAGGTTGATGGTATTGACTCCAGCAGGAAG GTATCCGGTCCGAGGCCTTTTGATGTGATTGCCAAAGAATATTATACGGCAAGATCAAATGCTATGAAAGCAAAGCAGAAGCGTGATAAAAAAGGACAGGAGCAAGCAGGCCTAGCCATTCGCAAGCTCAAGCAAGAGATATCTGATCTTG GGCTATCAGAAGCAACGTTGGAATCTGAATTTCAGCGTGAACATGCTTTTGAAAGTGCTACAGAACAAGAATTAACCTGTCCAATGCCCGATAACACTAATGAGTCAGTTGATGCTGACGATACCTCTTTTCAGCTGGTAGATAACTCGACCTTGGATGCCAATCCTGCTGGGAGCTGTGAGTCCGAGGAAATTGAACCTAAAGTTCTTCCCTCAAGTTCCTCGGGACAAGATTTAGTTGCATCGGATGAGGATTCAGAGGACGTGGAGCTTGGCGATACATTCTTTGAAGAAATTCCGCCTTCTGAAGCTTCACCCCATGAACTTCTGGAATTgcagaaggaggagaagatgagagaacTACGCAGTGAGAAGAATCTCGGGAAACTAGACGGTATATGGAAGAAG GGTGAGGTGCAAAAGATCCCGAAGGCATTTCTTCATCAATTGTGTCAAAGATCAGGGTGGGAAGCACCAAAGTTCAGTAAAGTAACCGGTGAAGGAAGGAATTTCTCTTATACTGTAAGTATTCTGCGCAAAGCCAGTGGACGGGGTAAAAATAGACAAGCCGGGGGTCTGGTAACTCTTCAACTTCCTCATAAAGATGACAACTTTGAATCCATCGAG GATGCGCAAAACAAAGTTGCGGCATTTGCTCTTCATAAGCTCTTTTCTGATTTACCTGTCCACTTTGCAATTATGGAGCCTTATGCCTCTCTAGTTTTGAACTGGAAACAAG AGGAATTGTTGTGTACCATACAAAGCACAGGAGAAGAAGACCGAAGAGCTAATTTTGTTGATAGGTTGCTTGAGGAGGACAATTTCAGTTTGCCTGCTTCGTCGAGTGGCATTGAGGATGCACTTCCATTGGTAGACTCCTATGTCAAAGAGAAAGATGACTTGGGTCTAGTCCAATCTAACCGCAGAGCTAAAA GAGAATCTTATATAGAAGCTGAGTGTTTCTCTCTGCAacaaaaacacgaaaacaaaaagagaacgCAGAAGTACAAG GACATGTTGAAAACTAGAACTGCGCTTCCTATATCTGAAGTGAAGAATGGCATACTGCAGCATCTGAGAGAAAAAGATGTCTTGGTGGTATGCGGAGAAACTGGCTCTGGAAAAACTACACAG GTTCCTCAATATATATTGGATGATATGATTGATTCGGGGCATGGTGGATACTGTAATATTATATGCACACAACCTCAGCGTATAGCA GCTATCTCTGTTGCTCAAAGAGTTGCTGATGAGCGTTGTGAATCCTCTCCAGGCTCAGATGACTCCTTGGTTGGGTATCAAGTTCGTCTTGAAAGTGCAAG GAGTGACAAGACGAGGCTGCTGTTTTGTACTACTGGCATTCTACTGAGGAAACTCGCT GGGGATAAAACCTTGAACGATGTTACACATATTATAGTCGATGAAGTGCATGAGCGGTCTCTTTTG GGTGATTTTCTTCTCATTATTTTGAAGAGCCTGATTGAGAAGCAATCATGCGATAATACATCACGTAAATTGAAAGTTATCCTTAT GTCTGCTACTGTTGACGCTGATCTATTCTCAAGATATTTTGGTCACTGTCCTGTGATTACTGCTCAAGGACGAACACATCCAGTCACTACCCACTTCCTGGAAGAGATTTATGAGAGAATTAACTACCTTGTTGCTCCAGATTCTCCTGCTGCGCTAAGATCTGATACATCTATTAAAGGAAAG CTTGGTTCTGTAAATGACCGTAGGGGAAAAAAGAATCTTGTATTGGCTGGCTGGGGCGACGATTATTTGCTTTCGGAGGACTGTCTTAACCCATTTTATGTTTCCAGTAATTACAACTCATACAGTgaccaaacacaacaaaatatg AAAAGGTTAAATGAGGATATAATTGACTACGAGCTTCTTGAAGAGTTGATATGCCACATTGATGACACTTGTGAGGAAGGGGCCATTCTAATTTTTTTGCCT GGAGTGTCAGAAATTTACATGTTACTTGATAGACTATCTGCTTCCTATCGTTTTCGTGGACCGTCTGGCGATTGGCTTCTTCCTCTACATTCTTCTATTGCATCTACAGAACAGAGAAAGGTGTTTCTTCGCCCCCCTAAAGGCATACGAAAG GTTATTGCAGCTACAAATATTGCGGAGACTAGTATAACAATTGATGATGTGGTGTACGTGATTGACAGtggcaaacacaaggaaaatcGCTATAATCCACAGAAG aAATTGTCAAGCATGGTGGAAGATTGGATATCTCAAGCAAATGCAAGACAAAGAACCAGAAGAGCTGGACGCGTCAAACCTGGGATTTGCTTTTCATTGTACACACGCTATAGGTTCGAGACGCTAATGCGTCCCTATCAG GTTCCTGAGATGTTGCGGATGCCATTAGTAGAATTATGTCTACAAATCAAATTGCTTGGCTTGGGTCATATTAAGCCTTTTCTGTCCAAG GCGTTGGAACCTCCGAGTGAAGGTGCTATGACCTCTGCAATTTCATTGTTACACGAG GTTGGTGCTGTTGAAGGGGATGAAGAGTTGACACCACTTGGGCATCATTTAGCAAAGCTTCCTGTTGATGTGTTAATTGGAAAG ATGCTGTTATATGGTGGAATATTTGGTTGCTTATCACCTATTCTCTCGATCGCTGCTTTCTTGAGCTACAAATCGCCGTTTATATATCCCAAAGATGAG AAGCAAAATGTCGACCGGGTAAAACTTGCTCTTTTGTCTGACAATCTGGTGAGCTCGAGTGATTTAAACAACAATGACAGACAATCTGATCACCTCCTTATGATGGTTGCATACGATAAATGGGTGAAGATACTGCAAGAG CGGGGAATGAAAGCTGCACAGAGGTTCTGTGAATCAAAGTTCTTGAGCAGCTCAGTGATGCGGATGATCAG AGACATGAGAGTACAATTTGGCACATTACTAGCCGATATCGGGCTCATCAATCTTCCTAAAACAGGAGAG TTTTCGGGGAGAAAAAAGGAGAATCTGGATGTCTGGTTTTCTGACCCAACTCAACCTTTCAATATGTATTCACAACAACCTGAAGTTGTTAAG GCTATACTATGCGCAGGACTATATCCTAATATAGCAGCCAGTGATAAAGGAATTACAGAGACAGCGTTTAACAGTTTGACAAAGCAAGGAAACCAAACAAAGAGCTACTCGGCATGGTACGATGGCAGAAGAGAAGTTCATATCCATCCATCTTCTATAAATAGCAACTTCAAAGCATTTCAATACCCTTTCCTTGTATTCCTTGAGAAG GTCGAAACAAACAAGGTATATTTGCGAGATACAACCATTGTTTCTCCTTTCTCCATTCTACTTTTTGGCGGCTCGATCAATGTTCATCATCAG AGTGGATCAGTAACCATTGATGGATGGTTGAAGCTAGCAGCACCAGCTCAAACTGCTGTTTTGTTCAAAGAGCTTCGGTTAACCCTCCACTCCATTCTCAGAGATCTTATCCGAAAACCCGAG AAATCAGGTATTGTCCACAACGAAGTCGTCAAATCTATGGTCCATCTTCTTATAGAAGAAGGCAAACCGCAACAGACATGA
- the LOC104787481 gene encoding DExH-box ATP-dependent RNA helicase DExH7, chloroplastic isoform X1, translating to MAPKKKPQKQSNKAAASSSSSKSNYQKPSSGPKLQISAENEDRLRRLLLNSGRSGPSVPAPVSNSLSKAQKTKKLTNVYEKLSCEGFVDDQIELALSSLRDGATFEAALDWLCLNLPSHELPVKLSTGAPRFPTTGGSVGVISISREDWNDSAYSSVQVEEEKPEVLVQVKGKKDEEEALNSSKSSQADWIRQYMMRQEEEELECWEDEVDGIDSSRKVSGPRPFDVIAKEYYTARSNAMKAKQKRDKKGQEQAGLAIRKLKQEISDLGLSEATLESEFQREHAFESATEQELTCPMPDNTNESVDADDTSFQLVDNSTLDANPAGSCESEEIEPKVLPSSSSGQDLVASDEDSEDVELGDTFFEEIPPSEASPHELLELQKEEKMRELRSEKNLGKLDGIWKKGEVQKIPKAFLHQLCQRSGWEAPKFSKVTGEGRNFSYTVSILRKASGRGKNRQAGGLVTLQLPHKDDNFESIEDAQNKVAAFALHKLFSDLPVHFAIMEPYASLVLNWKQEELLCTIQSTGEEDRRANFVDRLLEEDNFSLPASSSGIEDALPLVDSYVKEKDDLGLVQSNRRAKRESYIEAECFSLQQKHENKKRTQKYKDMLKTRTALPISEVKNGILQHLREKDVLVVCGETGSGKTTQVPQYILDDMIDSGHGGYCNIICTQPQRIAAISVAQRVADERCESSPGSDDSLVGYQVRLESARSDKTRLLFCTTGILLRKLAGDKTLNDVTHIIVDEVHERSLLGDFLLIILKSLIEKQSCDNTSRKLKVILMSATVDADLFSRYFGHCPVITAQGRTHPVTTHFLEEIYERINYLVAPDSPAALRSDTSIKGKLGSVNDRRGKKNLVLAGWGDDYLLSEDCLNPFYVSSNYNSYSDQTQQNMKRLNEDIIDYELLEELICHIDDTCEEGAILIFLPGVSEIYMLLDRLSASYRFRGPSGDWLLPLHSSIASTEQRKVFLRPPKGIRKVIAATNIAETSITIDDVVYVIDSGKHKENRYNPQKKLSSMVEDWISQANARQRTRRAGRVKPGICFSLYTRYRFETLMRPYQVPEMLRMPLVELCLQIKLLGLGHIKPFLSKALEPPSEGAMTSAISLLHEVGAVEGDEELTPLGHHLAKLPVDVLIGKMLLYGGIFGCLSPILSIAAFLSYKSPFIYPKDEKQNVDRVKLALLSDNLVSSSDLNNNDRQSDHLLMMVAYDKWVKILQERGMKAAQRFCESKFLSSSVMRMIRDMRVQFGTLLADIGLINLPKTGEFSGRKKENLDVWFSDPTQPFNMYSQQPEVVKAILCAGLYPNIAASDKGITETAFNSLTKQGNQTKSYSAWYDGRREVHIHPSSINSNFKAFQYPFLVFLEKVETNKVYLRDTTIVSPFSILLFGGSINVHHQSGSVTIDGWLKLAAPAQTAVLFKELRLTLHSILRDLIRKPEKSGIVHNEVVKSMVHLLIEEGKPQQT from the exons ATGGCTCCGAAGAAGAAACCTCAGAAGCAAAGCAACAAAGCTGCTGCTTCGTCTTCATCATCGAAATCGAATTATCAGAAACCTTCTTCAGGCCCTAAGCTTCAGATTTCGGCGGAGAACGAAGATCGTTTGCGGCGGCTATTACTCAACTCTGGCCGCTCCGGTCCTTCGGTTCCGGCTCCTGTCAGTAATTCGCTCTCCAAGGctcaaaagacaaagaaactCACTAATGTCTATGAGAAGCTCTCTTGCGAAGGCTTCGTTGATGATCAGATTGAGCtcgctctctcttctcttaGA GATGGAGCTACGTTTGAGGCTGCACTTGATTGGCTTTGCTTGAACTTGCCGAGTCATGAGTTGCCAGTGAAGCTTTCTACTGGAGCTCCTCGCTTTCCTACCACAG GTGGTTCTGTTGGTGTGATATCGATCTCCAGGGAAGATTGGAATGATTCTGCTTATTCTTCGGTCCAGGTAGAGGAGGAGAAGCCTGAGGTTTTAGTTCAAGTGAAGGgtaagaaagatgaagaagaagctcttaaTTCTAGTAAATCATCTCAAGCTGATTGGATCCGTCAGTATATGATGAGACAGGAAGAG GAAGAACTGGAATGTTGGGAAGATGAGGTTGATGGTATTGACTCCAGCAGGAAG GTATCCGGTCCGAGGCCTTTTGATGTGATTGCCAAAGAATATTATACGGCAAGATCAAATGCTATGAAAGCAAAGCAGAAGCGTGATAAAAAAGGACAGGAGCAAGCAGGCCTAGCCATTCGCAAGCTCAAGCAAGAGATATCTGATCTTG GGCTATCAGAAGCAACGTTGGAATCTGAATTTCAGCGTGAACATGCTTTTGAAAGTGCTACAGAACAAGAATTAACCTGTCCAATGCCCGATAACACTAATGAGTCAGTTGATGCTGACGATACCTCTTTTCAGCTGGTAGATAACTCGACCTTGGATGCCAATCCTGCTGGGAGCTGTGAGTCCGAGGAAATTGAACCTAAAGTTCTTCCCTCAAGTTCCTCGGGACAAGATTTAGTTGCATCGGATGAGGATTCAGAGGACGTGGAGCTTGGCGATACATTCTTTGAAGAAATTCCGCCTTCTGAAGCTTCACCCCATGAACTTCTGGAATTgcagaaggaggagaagatgagagaacTACGCAGTGAGAAGAATCTCGGGAAACTAGACGGTATATGGAAGAAG GGTGAGGTGCAAAAGATCCCGAAGGCATTTCTTCATCAATTGTGTCAAAGATCAGGGTGGGAAGCACCAAAGTTCAGTAAAGTAACCGGTGAAGGAAGGAATTTCTCTTATACTGTAAGTATTCTGCGCAAAGCCAGTGGACGGGGTAAAAATAGACAAGCCGGGGGTCTGGTAACTCTTCAACTTCCTCATAAAGATGACAACTTTGAATCCATCGAG GATGCGCAAAACAAAGTTGCGGCATTTGCTCTTCATAAGCTCTTTTCTGATTTACCTGTCCACTTTGCAATTATGGAGCCTTATGCCTCTCTAGTTTTGAACTGGAAACAAG AGGAATTGTTGTGTACCATACAAAGCACAGGAGAAGAAGACCGAAGAGCTAATTTTGTTGATAGGTTGCTTGAGGAGGACAATTTCAGTTTGCCTGCTTCGTCGAGTGGCATTGAGGATGCACTTCCATTGGTAGACTCCTATGTCAAAGAGAAAGATGACTTGGGTCTAGTCCAATCTAACCGCAGAGCTAAAA GAGAATCTTATATAGAAGCTGAGTGTTTCTCTCTGCAacaaaaacacgaaaacaaaaagagaacgCAGAAGTACAAG GACATGTTGAAAACTAGAACTGCGCTTCCTATATCTGAAGTGAAGAATGGCATACTGCAGCATCTGAGAGAAAAAGATGTCTTGGTGGTATGCGGAGAAACTGGCTCTGGAAAAACTACACAG GTTCCTCAATATATATTGGATGATATGATTGATTCGGGGCATGGTGGATACTGTAATATTATATGCACACAACCTCAGCGTATAGCA GCTATCTCTGTTGCTCAAAGAGTTGCTGATGAGCGTTGTGAATCCTCTCCAGGCTCAGATGACTCCTTGGTTGGGTATCAAGTTCGTCTTGAAAGTGCAAG GAGTGACAAGACGAGGCTGCTGTTTTGTACTACTGGCATTCTACTGAGGAAACTCGCT GGGGATAAAACCTTGAACGATGTTACACATATTATAGTCGATGAAGTGCATGAGCGGTCTCTTTTG GGTGATTTTCTTCTCATTATTTTGAAGAGCCTGATTGAGAAGCAATCATGCGATAATACATCACGTAAATTGAAAGTTATCCTTAT GTCTGCTACTGTTGACGCTGATCTATTCTCAAGATATTTTGGTCACTGTCCTGTGATTACTGCTCAAGGACGAACACATCCAGTCACTAC CCACTTCCTGGAAGAGATTTATGAGAGAATTAACTACCTTGTTGCTCCAGATTCTCCTGCTGCGCTAAGATCTGATACATCTATTAAAGGAAAG CTTGGTTCTGTAAATGACCGTAGGGGAAAAAAGAATCTTGTATTGGCTGGCTGGGGCGACGATTATTTGCTTTCGGAGGACTGTCTTAACCCATTTTATGTTTCCAGTAATTACAACTCATACAGTgaccaaacacaacaaaatatg AAAAGGTTAAATGAGGATATAATTGACTACGAGCTTCTTGAAGAGTTGATATGCCACATTGATGACACTTGTGAGGAAGGGGCCATTCTAATTTTTTTGCCT GGAGTGTCAGAAATTTACATGTTACTTGATAGACTATCTGCTTCCTATCGTTTTCGTGGACCGTCTGGCGATTGGCTTCTTCCTCTACATTCTTCTATTGCATCTACAGAACAGAGAAAGGTGTTTCTTCGCCCCCCTAAAGGCATACGAAAG GTTATTGCAGCTACAAATATTGCGGAGACTAGTATAACAATTGATGATGTGGTGTACGTGATTGACAGtggcaaacacaaggaaaatcGCTATAATCCACAGAAG aAATTGTCAAGCATGGTGGAAGATTGGATATCTCAAGCAAATGCAAGACAAAGAACCAGAAGAGCTGGACGCGTCAAACCTGGGATTTGCTTTTCATTGTACACACGCTATAGGTTCGAGACGCTAATGCGTCCCTATCAG GTTCCTGAGATGTTGCGGATGCCATTAGTAGAATTATGTCTACAAATCAAATTGCTTGGCTTGGGTCATATTAAGCCTTTTCTGTCCAAG GCGTTGGAACCTCCGAGTGAAGGTGCTATGACCTCTGCAATTTCATTGTTACACGAG GTTGGTGCTGTTGAAGGGGATGAAGAGTTGACACCACTTGGGCATCATTTAGCAAAGCTTCCTGTTGATGTGTTAATTGGAAAG ATGCTGTTATATGGTGGAATATTTGGTTGCTTATCACCTATTCTCTCGATCGCTGCTTTCTTGAGCTACAAATCGCCGTTTATATATCCCAAAGATGAG AAGCAAAATGTCGACCGGGTAAAACTTGCTCTTTTGTCTGACAATCTGGTGAGCTCGAGTGATTTAAACAACAATGACAGACAATCTGATCACCTCCTTATGATGGTTGCATACGATAAATGGGTGAAGATACTGCAAGAG CGGGGAATGAAAGCTGCACAGAGGTTCTGTGAATCAAAGTTCTTGAGCAGCTCAGTGATGCGGATGATCAG AGACATGAGAGTACAATTTGGCACATTACTAGCCGATATCGGGCTCATCAATCTTCCTAAAACAGGAGAG TTTTCGGGGAGAAAAAAGGAGAATCTGGATGTCTGGTTTTCTGACCCAACTCAACCTTTCAATATGTATTCACAACAACCTGAAGTTGTTAAG GCTATACTATGCGCAGGACTATATCCTAATATAGCAGCCAGTGATAAAGGAATTACAGAGACAGCGTTTAACAGTTTGACAAAGCAAGGAAACCAAACAAAGAGCTACTCGGCATGGTACGATGGCAGAAGAGAAGTTCATATCCATCCATCTTCTATAAATAGCAACTTCAAAGCATTTCAATACCCTTTCCTTGTATTCCTTGAGAAG GTCGAAACAAACAAGGTATATTTGCGAGATACAACCATTGTTTCTCCTTTCTCCATTCTACTTTTTGGCGGCTCGATCAATGTTCATCATCAG AGTGGATCAGTAACCATTGATGGATGGTTGAAGCTAGCAGCACCAGCTCAAACTGCTGTTTTGTTCAAAGAGCTTCGGTTAACCCTCCACTCCATTCTCAGAGATCTTATCCGAAAACCCGAG AAATCAGGTATTGTCCACAACGAAGTCGTCAAATCTATGGTCCATCTTCTTATAGAAGAAGGCAAACCGCAACAGACATGA
- the LOC104789514 gene encoding methionine--tRNA ligase, cytoplasmic-like, whose translation MEEDGKIVPKLPIPGKRNILITSALPYVNNVPHLGNIIGCVLSADVYARYCRLRGYNAIYISGTDEYGTATETKALEENCTPREICDKYHAIHKQVYDWFDISFDMFGRTSTPEQTIVCQDIFKKLWENEWISEDTMKQPYCDTCKKFLADRLVEGFCPTENCNYDSARGDQCEKCGKVLNPIELIDPRCKVCKTTPGFRDTDHLFLELPLLKDKLKKYVEETSVTGSWSRNAIQTTDASLKDVPESDENEGLKKRCITRDLKWGVQVPHEKYKEKVFYVWFDAPIGYVSITSCYTSEWEKWWKNPENVELYQFMGKDNVFFHTVLFPSTQLGTGEDWTMMKTVSVTEYLNYEDGKFSKSKGVGVFGNDVKDTNIPVEVWRYYLLTNRPEKSDTDFKWNDLRTKLHDELLSNLGNFVNRVLSFIAKPEDKGGYGSVIPDATDPESHDFTRSLVKNVGTLVEEYVEAMENVKLKKGLQTAMTISKAGNTYLQDTKFWKLYKEDKPSCAVVVRTAAGLVHLLARLLEPFMPSVSREVFKQLNLPPQFSLSDEKGEVLQASRLWEILPPSHRIGTPQTLFKKLEEEEMNHYREKFAGSQADRLARDANGTGRPR comes from the exons ATGGAAGAAGACGGCAAGATCGTCCCCAAGTTGCCAATCCCAGGCAAGAGAAATATACTAATCACCAGTGCTTTGCCTTACGTCAACAACGTACCTCATCTAGGAAATATCATTGGTTGTGTTCTAAGCGCTGATGTCTATGCTAGATACTGTCGTCTTCGTGGCTATAACGCGATATATATATCTGGAACAGATGAATACGGAACTGCAACAGAGACAAAAGCTTTAGAAGAGAATTGTACACCAAGAGAGATCTGTGACAAGTACCATGCAATTCATAAACAAGTTTATGATTGGTTTGATATAAGTTTCGACATGTTTGGTCGGACTTCAACTCCTGAACAGACAATAGTTTGCCAAGACATCTTCAAGAAGCTGTGGGAAAACGAGTGGATTTCAGAAGATACTATGAAACAGCCTTACTGTGATACATGCAAGAAGTTTTTGGCTGATCGTCTTGTTGAAGGTTTTTGTCCAACTGAAAACTGTAATTACGATTCTGCTCGTGGAGATCAATGTGAAAAGTGTGGAAAGGTTTTGAATCCTATTGAGCTTATAGATCCTAGGTGTAAG GTTTGTAAAACCACACCTGGATTTCGAGACACGGACCACTTGTTTCTTGAGCTTCCGTTGCTGAAAGATAAGTTGAAAAAGTATGTTGAAGAGACATCAGTTACTGGATCTTGGAGTCGAAATGCTATTCAAACGACAGATGCATCTCTTAAGGACGTGCCTGAATCGGATGAAAATGAGGGGCTTAAGAAGAGATGTATTACAAGGGATTTAAAGTGGGGAGTTCAAGTTCCACATGAGAAGTATAAGGAAAAAGTCTTCTACGTTTGGTTTGATGCTCCTATTGGTTACGTTTCGATAACATCATGTTACACATCTGAATGGGAGAAGTGGTGGAAGAATCCTGAGAATGTTGAGCTTTATCAGTTTATGGGGAAAGACAATGTGTTTTTCCACACTGTGTTGTTTCCTTCAACGCAGCTTGGAACTGGTGAAGATTGGACTATGATGAAGACAGTTAGTGTGACTGAGTATTTAAACTACGAAGACGGCAAGTTCTCTAAAAGTAAAGGTGTTGGAGTGTTTGGTAATGATGTCAAAGATACAAATATACCTGTCGAAGTGTGGAGATACTACTTGCTGACCAACAGGCCTGAGAAGTCTGATACAGATTTTAAATGGAACGATTTGAGAACAAAGCTTCACGACGAGTTGTTGAGTAATCTTGGAAACTTTGTTAATCGAGTTCTGAGTTTTATAGCAAAGCCTGAAGATAAAGGAGGTTATGGATCTGTCATTCCTGATGCTACTGATCCTGAATCTCATGATTTTACTAGATCACTTGTGAAAAACGTTGGAACATTGGTGGAAGAATATGTTGAAGCTATGGAAAACGTTAAGCTCAAGAAAGGGCTTCAAACCGCAATGACCATATCGAAAGCAGGGAACACATACTTGCAGGATACCAAATTTTGGAAACTCTACAAAGAAGATAAACCTTCTTGTGCAGTTGTTGTAAGAACTGCTGCTGGTTTAGTACACCTTCTTGCGCGATTATTAGAACCTTTCATGCCATCTGTTTCTCGTgag GTGTTTAAACAGCTAAACTTGCCACCACAATTTTCACTCTCGGACGAAAAAGGAGAGGTATTACAAGCAAGTAGACTTTGGGAGATTCTGCCTCCTAGCCACAGGATTGGAACACCTCAAACATTGTTCAAGAaattggaagaggaagagatgaaCCATTACAGAGAAAAGTTTGCTGGAAGTCAAGCTGATAGACTTGCTAGGGATGCAAACGGTACTGGAAGACCTCGATAG